From one Thermomicrobiales bacterium genomic stretch:
- a CDS encoding beta-ketoacyl-ACP synthase III — protein MPRAAITGWGMYVPERVLSNDDLSRMVDTNDEWIVSRTGIRERRIAESTDTVTSTSTASARLACEKANLDPAELDLIVVGTFTADQYMPSIACQVQNQIGARRAAAFDLNAACTSFVYALATATQFIESGLYKRVLVIGTDINSRFLDYTDRGTCVLFGDGSGAVVLEASDADEGVLSIALGADGSAGHHLTLGDAESVVALNGNRTMERPFIRMNGPEVYRFAVKVMGEVAAEAIARAGLTFDDVDLLVPHQANLRIIDAAAKRLELPRDRVWVNVHDYGNTSSASVPIGLVEAFEAGAIRDGMNVVVVAFGGGLTWAAGVVRWGSTGVARLARV, from the coding sequence ATGCCGCGTGCAGCAATAACCGGCTGGGGCATGTACGTGCCCGAGCGCGTGCTCAGCAATGACGACCTCTCCAGAATGGTCGACACGAACGACGAGTGGATCGTCTCACGGACTGGGATCCGCGAGCGACGAATCGCCGAGTCGACGGACACGGTTACCTCGACCTCCACCGCCTCTGCCAGGCTTGCGTGCGAGAAGGCGAACCTGGACCCCGCTGAGCTCGATCTGATCGTTGTCGGGACGTTCACCGCAGATCAGTACATGCCATCGATCGCCTGTCAAGTACAGAACCAGATCGGCGCGCGTCGCGCCGCCGCGTTTGACTTGAACGCAGCTTGCACCAGCTTCGTATACGCCCTGGCAACTGCGACGCAGTTCATCGAGTCCGGCCTCTACAAGCGGGTTCTCGTCATCGGCACCGATATCAACTCACGCTTTCTCGACTACACCGATCGGGGCACGTGTGTGCTGTTTGGCGATGGCTCCGGGGCGGTAGTGCTTGAAGCTAGCGATGCGGATGAGGGAGTCCTCTCGATCGCGCTTGGCGCGGATGGATCGGCAGGCCATCATCTGACGCTCGGCGACGCCGAGAGCGTGGTCGCGCTCAACGGCAATCGGACGATGGAGCGTCCGTTCATTCGAATGAACGGACCCGAGGTGTATCGCTTTGCGGTGAAGGTCATGGGCGAGGTGGCCGCGGAGGCGATCGCGCGCGCCGGCCTGACGTTTGATGATGTCGATCTGCTCGTGCCGCATCAGGCAAACCTGCGGATCATCGATGCTGCGGCGAAGCGACTTGAGCTGCCGCGAGACCGTGTCTGGGTCAACGTCCACGACTACGGCAACACATCTTCTGCGTCGGTGCCGATTGGTCTGGTCGAGGCGTTTGAGGCGGGCGCGATTCGTGACGGGATGAACGTGGTCGTCGTCGCATTCGGCGGCGGCCTGACGTGGGCAGCGGGGGTAGTGCGGTGGGGATCGACAGGCGTCGCCCGGCTGGCCCGGGTATGA
- the rpmF gene encoding 50S ribosomal protein L32 has translation MGALPKQRRTQAKQGLHRQHHKIKTPSVMMCPQCRQVKRQHHICPHCGYYAGRQVVEIKVKQRRSEND, from the coding sequence ATGGGTGCGCTTCCAAAACAACGACGAACTCAGGCCAAGCAGGGTCTTCATCGCCAGCATCACAAGATCAAGACGCCATCCGTGATGATGTGCCCGCAGTGCCGCCAGGTCAAGCGTCAGCATCATATCTGCCCGCATTGTGGGTATTACGCTGGTCGTCAGGTCGTGGAGATCAAGGTCAAGCAGCGGCGCAGCGAGAACGACTGA
- a CDS encoding DUF177 domain-containing protein: MMQLKDDTRINVAQLMKEDVGAYRTYDLTLRWFALDEDTMSHDVTARVRLTRIGDGLLATGTVAGTAIVECARCLEMYDQPFSAEFDHEYRPLIDVRSGTPVAQPAPAEELGVIDESHELDLSEPFRQVAILDLPIKPICDEDCPGIARVDEDDDNAGDQRFRVLGGLLEENETTRLT, translated from the coding sequence ATGATGCAGCTCAAGGACGACACACGGATCAATGTCGCCCAGTTGATGAAGGAGGACGTCGGTGCGTATCGCACCTACGACCTCACGCTCCGCTGGTTTGCGCTGGACGAGGACACCATGTCGCACGATGTCACAGCTCGCGTGCGGCTGACCCGGATCGGCGACGGGCTTCTGGCGACGGGGACGGTTGCCGGCACGGCAATCGTGGAATGCGCTCGGTGTCTCGAGATGTACGATCAGCCGTTCTCGGCCGAGTTCGATCACGAGTACCGACCATTGATCGATGTGAGGAGCGGTACTCCTGTCGCGCAACCAGCGCCGGCCGAAGAGCTGGGCGTAATCGACGAGTCGCACGAGCTTGACTTGAGTGAGCCGTTTCGGCAGGTGGCGATTCTCGATCTGCCGATCAAGCCGATCTGTGATGAGGATTGCCCCGGGATCGCGCGGGTAGACGAAGACGACGACAATGCCGGCGACCAACGTTTCCGCGTCCTCGGTGGGTTGCTCGAAGAGAATGAAACAACAAGGTTGACGTGA
- the coaD gene encoding pantetheine-phosphate adenylyltransferase encodes MRVAVYPGSFDPITNGHLDLAKRAARLFDRLIIAVYTGGTHGDKRHLFSVDERVRLVRESIDGADNIDVDTFQNLTVDYARSVGAQTIVRGLRAVSDFEYEFKLAHMYQHLAPELEVICLMTSSNYSFISSSFIREVASLGGDVSTLVPPPVVEALGERFLSCDTQAVSEERSADVYTPSGGI; translated from the coding sequence ATGCGAGTAGCGGTCTATCCGGGAAGCTTCGACCCGATCACGAACGGTCATCTGGATCTCGCGAAACGGGCCGCGCGATTGTTCGACCGCTTGATCATCGCCGTCTACACTGGCGGCACTCACGGGGACAAACGGCATCTGTTCAGCGTTGATGAACGGGTCAGGCTCGTTCGCGAGAGTATCGACGGCGCGGACAATATCGACGTTGACACCTTCCAAAATCTCACCGTAGACTACGCTAGAAGCGTGGGAGCACAGACGATCGTGAGAGGCCTGCGGGCCGTATCCGACTTTGAGTACGAGTTCAAGCTGGCGCATATGTACCAGCACCTCGCGCCAGAGTTGGAGGTTATCTGTCTGATGACAAGCTCGAACTATTCGTTCATTTCATCCAGCTTCATCAGAGAGGTCGCCTCACTCGGCGGCGATGTCAGCACGCTCGTCCCCCCTCCCGTCGTCGAGGCGCTCGGCGAGCGCTTTCTGTCCTGTGACACGCAAGCAGTTTCGGAAGAGAGATCGGCCGATGTATACACGCCCAGCGGCGGGATCTGA
- a CDS encoding RsmD family RNA methyltransferase encodes MRVISGEARGRRLKAPRSEGVTRPMADKIKEALFSVLASLGVEYERVLDLYAGSGAVGIEALSRGATWCDFVDRDQHAIRAIRDNLSHVGFVDRGKVHPIAVLTAIRSAREPYDLVVFDPPYADPEIHATLVALSESGAVRDGTIVAIGHSPRVEMPERLGTLVQLRERCHGGSCFAVYDVVLKTDEDQPTATVEEPSVEG; translated from the coding sequence ATGCGAGTGATCAGCGGCGAGGCACGAGGCCGGCGACTGAAGGCGCCGCGTTCTGAAGGCGTGACGCGGCCGATGGCCGACAAGATCAAGGAAGCGCTGTTCTCGGTCCTTGCGTCGCTCGGCGTCGAGTACGAGCGTGTGCTCGATCTGTACGCTGGCTCTGGCGCGGTCGGAATCGAGGCACTGTCTCGCGGCGCTACCTGGTGCGACTTCGTCGATCGCGACCAGCACGCAATCCGCGCGATTCGCGATAATCTGTCACATGTTGGTTTTGTCGACCGTGGGAAGGTTCACCCGATCGCGGTTCTGACGGCGATCCGCTCCGCTCGTGAACCGTACGACCTCGTCGTCTTCGACCCGCCCTACGCCGACCCCGAGATTCATGCCACACTGGTGGCGCTATCGGAGTCAGGCGCGGTGCGTGATGGGACGATCGTCGCCATTGGCCATTCGCCGCGGGTCGAGATGCCCGAGCGGCTGGGGACCCTCGTGCAGTTGCGCGAGCGTTGCCATGGGGGTTCGTGCTTCGCGGTCTACGATGTGGTGCTGAAGACGGATGAGGATCAGCCGACGGCGACTGTGGAGGAACCATCGGTAGAGGGGTGA
- the recG gene encoding ATP-dependent DNA helicase RecG: MDTRHDIGHAPDMVQIDKVLGLEERKGYRDDAASNGIARFVGERVARLLRIADADERGRIQDLEALLAEYSSVPAANRPAVIAEARRILGDLQRPPVAESSSPATEAQPRTSRPTASPPARVAKPGSGKASPVRIASLADSVRLLPAVAEGRAKLLAQLGVETVGDLVHLYPRRYIDYGNVQPIASSLFGRMTTIQGVVSSIEKRRTATGKELVDAVIDDGTGRIHAFWFNPWVTRQLFPGVPVSMSGRVEQMRGNLCLQNPEWEILGQETLNTGRIIPVYPLVKNLSQKMLRPLVRLALDATRDLIVDPLPRDLREAEGLSDLWQALEWVHFPDGESREGAADNLHAAQHRLAFDQFLSLQLGLLGRKHEWQSQPGTAFAVDRQALADFIGVLPFRLTGAQDRATGEILHDMAQPQPMTRLLQGDVGSGKTIVAALAAWVAIRDGFQVALMAPTEILAEQHARGLRQVFDLLPEERRPRIGYLTGSVGGAQRAELYAQVATGEVDLLIGTHALIQGGVEFTRLGLAIIDEQHRFGVEQRALLRGKGASADMLVMTATPIPRTLALTLHGDLDVSTLDELPPGRQPIETYWVEERGRSDAYRFVRSQVEQGRQAFIVFPLVEESEAVDARAAVVEHERLSGEVFPDLRLGLLHGRMKPAEKDAVMARFRSHDLDILVSTSVIEVGIDIPNATVMMIDGADRFGLSQLHQFRGRVGRGAEKSHCLLVSGDASNDGRARLQAMVDTQDGFRLAQIDLELRGPGDFLGTRQSGLPELELAAFADVRDLERARAVAERILEEDPTLGSARYALLRARVDAFWARAIVDVS, from the coding sequence ATGGATACACGGCACGACATCGGGCATGCCCCGGACATGGTCCAGATCGATAAGGTGCTTGGGCTCGAGGAGCGCAAGGGCTATCGCGACGACGCGGCAAGCAACGGCATTGCGCGGTTCGTCGGTGAGCGAGTTGCACGGCTGCTGCGGATCGCCGACGCCGATGAACGAGGTCGCATCCAGGACCTTGAAGCGCTCCTCGCGGAATATTCCTCCGTCCCGGCGGCCAACCGGCCGGCCGTCATCGCCGAGGCGCGGCGCATCCTTGGCGATCTGCAGCGACCTCCAGTTGCGGAGTCCTCTTCGCCCGCTACGGAGGCGCAACCTCGGACAAGCCGGCCGACGGCGTCGCCTCCGGCTCGTGTGGCGAAGCCCGGTTCGGGGAAGGCGTCACCCGTCCGTATCGCGTCTCTGGCCGACTCAGTCAGGCTGTTGCCGGCGGTTGCGGAAGGGCGGGCGAAGCTTCTCGCGCAACTCGGAGTCGAGACGGTCGGCGACCTTGTCCATCTGTACCCTCGTCGCTATATCGATTACGGCAACGTTCAGCCGATCGCGAGCAGCCTGTTTGGCCGGATGACGACGATTCAGGGCGTCGTGTCCTCGATCGAGAAGCGTCGGACTGCGACTGGCAAAGAGTTGGTGGATGCCGTCATTGACGACGGCACCGGGCGGATTCATGCGTTCTGGTTCAACCCGTGGGTCACGCGGCAGCTCTTCCCTGGCGTCCCGGTCTCGATGTCCGGACGAGTGGAGCAGATGCGCGGCAACCTCTGCCTGCAGAACCCCGAGTGGGAAATACTCGGCCAGGAGACGCTCAACACCGGACGGATTATTCCGGTCTATCCGCTGGTCAAGAACCTCTCCCAGAAGATGCTTCGACCCCTGGTCCGATTGGCGTTGGACGCGACACGGGATCTGATCGTCGATCCGCTGCCGCGCGACCTTCGGGAGGCGGAAGGGCTGAGCGATCTGTGGCAGGCGCTGGAGTGGGTGCATTTCCCCGATGGCGAGTCACGCGAGGGGGCGGCGGACAACCTTCATGCCGCCCAGCATCGGCTCGCGTTCGATCAGTTCCTGTCGCTCCAGCTTGGACTTCTCGGCCGCAAGCACGAATGGCAATCACAGCCGGGCACTGCATTCGCGGTTGACCGGCAGGCGTTGGCGGATTTCATTGGCGTGTTGCCGTTCCGTCTCACCGGCGCGCAGGATCGCGCCACCGGCGAGATCCTGCATGACATGGCCCAGCCACAGCCAATGACGCGCCTGTTGCAGGGTGATGTCGGTTCAGGCAAGACGATTGTTGCCGCGTTGGCAGCCTGGGTCGCGATTCGGGATGGCTTTCAGGTTGCGTTAATGGCGCCGACCGAGATCCTTGCCGAGCAGCACGCGCGGGGGTTGCGGCAGGTATTCGATCTGCTGCCGGAGGAGCGCCGGCCGCGGATCGGCTATCTCACTGGCAGTGTGGGCGGCGCGCAGCGCGCCGAACTTTACGCCCAGGTGGCGACAGGCGAAGTCGACCTGTTGATCGGCACTCATGCGCTGATTCAGGGAGGGGTCGAGTTCACGCGCCTCGGGCTGGCGATTATCGACGAGCAGCACCGCTTTGGTGTCGAGCAGCGAGCGCTCCTGCGCGGAAAAGGCGCCTCCGCGGATATGCTGGTCATGACGGCGACACCGATCCCTCGCACGCTGGCATTGACGTTACACGGTGACCTCGATGTGTCGACACTCGACGAGCTTCCGCCGGGTCGCCAGCCGATCGAGACGTATTGGGTGGAGGAACGCGGGCGTAGCGACGCATATCGATTCGTGCGTTCACAGGTCGAGCAGGGCCGGCAGGCCTTCATCGTCTTCCCGCTGGTGGAAGAGTCCGAAGCAGTCGATGCCCGGGCTGCTGTCGTCGAGCACGAGCGACTGAGCGGCGAGGTATTCCCTGATCTGAGGTTGGGGCTGCTTCACGGTCGGATGAAGCCGGCCGAGAAGGATGCAGTTATGGCCAGGTTTCGTAGCCATGACCTGGATATCCTCGTCTCGACTTCGGTCATCGAGGTTGGTATCGATATTCCCAACGCGACCGTCATGATGATCGATGGCGCTGACCGCTTTGGTCTGTCCCAACTACACCAGTTTCGCGGTCGCGTCGGCCGTGGCGCCGAAAAGTCGCATTGTCTTCTGGTCTCGGGTGATGCGAGCAACGACGGACGCGCCCGTTTACAGGCGATGGTGGATACGCAGGATGGATTCAGGCTGGCTCAGATTGACCTTGAGCTCCGTGGCCCAGGTGATTTTCTTGGCACGCGCCAGAGCGGCCTGCCCGAGCTGGAGCTGGCCGCCTTTGCCGACGTGCGCGACCTGGAACGCGCTCGCGCCGTCGCCGAGCGGATCCTTGAGGAGGATCCCACGCTCGGCAGCGCCCGCTACGCGCTGCTTCGAGCGCGCGTCGATGCATTCTGGGCCCGCGCGATCGTGGATGTGAGCTAG
- the infA gene encoding translation initiation factor IF-1 has product MAVVGRVTDALPNAMFGVELENGHTVLGHLSGRMRKNFIRVLPGDRVTVELSPYDLTRGRITYRHR; this is encoded by the coding sequence ATTGCGGTGGTGGGCCGCGTTACTGATGCGTTGCCTAATGCGATGTTCGGCGTTGAGCTCGAGAACGGACACACCGTTCTGGGCCACCTGTCGGGCCGTATGCGGAAGAACTTCATCCGCGTGCTCCCCGGGGATCGGGTCACGGTCGAGCTCTCCCCCTACGACCTGACGCGAGGCCGGATCACATACCGGCACCGGTAG
- the ggt gene encoding gamma-glutamyltransferase yields the protein MASKTTRATEKQPATAAKGMVTSNHPLASLAGNEILVLGGNAVDAAIATMFALSVVEPMMTTIFGAGFINIRLADGTCTTIDNYATVPRRASADMFEPIPGNLDNDVVGGLNSTGYLAVATGGTLLGWATAVERYGRLSLAEVMAPAIRYARAGFRVSPYLSQLVEMERDNLSRFPASAAVFLPDGQIPAVDDRIVRADYADTLAAIAEHGPDYLYRGPLGEAIAADMAANGGLITMEDLADYRIFERPPVVGTYRGYEIVSMGPTSSGGAHIIQMLNILEHFDLGAMGFGSPDTVHLIAEAMKIAFADRFRYMADPATTDIPLDWLISKSYAAERAGQIDLARAQQYVAAVAPEGEGVSTTHCCAADADGNIVATTQTLNGGFGSKVTVPGTGMLLNNCMHLMDPTPSRTNSIAPDKRILSSMSPTLVLKDGKPFMAIGTPGGVRIFGTVMQGIINVIDHGMTLQESVEAPRLWDRGPALEIETGFDDLANLKAELEHRGHVVETPLKVAGGMNGILIDPDSGNMDGAACWRADGAPMGFSGGDARVEADVAKAMWA from the coding sequence GTGGCAAGTAAGACAACGCGGGCGACCGAGAAGCAGCCAGCAACGGCTGCGAAGGGGATGGTGACATCGAATCACCCCCTCGCGTCACTCGCCGGTAACGAGATTCTCGTGCTGGGCGGCAACGCAGTTGACGCGGCAATCGCGACCATGTTCGCCTTGTCGGTCGTCGAGCCGATGATGACGACGATCTTCGGCGCAGGATTCATCAACATCCGGCTGGCCGACGGAACCTGCACGACGATCGACAACTATGCGACCGTCCCACGTCGCGCCAGCGCCGACATGTTCGAACCGATCCCCGGGAATCTCGACAACGACGTCGTCGGTGGTCTCAACAGCACCGGCTACCTCGCGGTTGCGACCGGCGGCACGTTGCTCGGTTGGGCGACCGCAGTCGAGCGCTATGGCCGACTTTCACTCGCCGAGGTCATGGCGCCAGCGATTCGCTACGCCCGCGCTGGTTTTCGGGTGAGCCCGTATCTGTCGCAGCTGGTCGAGATGGAGCGCGACAATCTCTCGCGCTTCCCTGCCAGCGCTGCCGTCTTCCTGCCGGATGGCCAGATCCCTGCCGTGGATGACCGCATCGTGCGCGCGGATTATGCCGATACACTCGCCGCAATCGCGGAGCACGGGCCGGACTACCTGTATCGCGGCCCGCTTGGTGAAGCGATCGCCGCTGACATGGCTGCCAACGGTGGATTGATTACGATGGAAGATCTTGCCGATTACCGTATCTTCGAGCGCCCGCCTGTTGTTGGAACCTATCGCGGCTATGAGATCGTTTCAATGGGTCCTACTTCATCGGGCGGCGCGCATATCATCCAGATGCTGAATATCCTGGAGCATTTCGATCTTGGCGCAATGGGCTTCGGCTCGCCTGATACGGTTCATCTGATCGCCGAGGCGATGAAGATAGCCTTTGCCGACCGGTTCCGCTACATGGCCGACCCCGCGACAACCGACATCCCGCTCGACTGGCTCATCTCGAAGTCGTATGCGGCCGAGCGTGCCGGCCAGATCGACCTCGCGCGGGCTCAGCAGTATGTCGCGGCCGTCGCGCCCGAGGGCGAGGGCGTGTCGACAACGCACTGCTGCGCCGCCGACGCCGACGGCAACATCGTCGCGACGACCCAGACGCTCAATGGCGGGTTCGGCTCGAAGGTGACCGTGCCGGGAACCGGGATGCTGCTCAACAACTGCATGCATCTGATGGACCCGACGCCGAGCCGGACGAACTCGATCGCGCCGGACAAGCGCATCCTCTCATCGATGTCGCCGACGCTGGTGCTGAAGGACGGTAAGCCGTTCATGGCGATCGGGACTCCCGGTGGGGTGCGGATCTTCGGGACTGTCATGCAGGGCATCATCAATGTCATTGACCACGGCATGACACTCCAGGAGTCGGTCGAAGCGCCACGGCTGTGGGATCGTGGCCCGGCGCTGGAGATCGAGACGGGGTTCGACGACCTGGCGAACCTCAAGGCTGAGCTGGAGCATCGCGGCCACGTCGTCGAGACTCCGCTCAAGGTCGCCGGTGGGATGAACGGCATCCTGATCGACCCCGACAGCGGGAATATGGATGGCGCAGCCTGCTGGCGGGCTGACGGCGCTCCAATGGGCTTCTCTGGTGGTGACGCCCGTGTAGAGGCCGATGTCGCGAAGGCGATGTGGGCCTGA
- a CDS encoding amidohydrolase — translation MRTEAQLYTGGTILTMDPSQPEVEAVGVVGELIVAAGSREAVEAALPRGHRRVDLAGRTMIPGFNEAHNHMIGYGTALGQIDAAFPTVKSIGDIVAAVREKASETPAGQWIIGRGYDDNKLDERRHPNRHDLDAATTEHPVMIVNGSGHLSAVNSKALDMAGIRNGSPDPQGGHFVVDEHGEPTGVLHETAQQPVRDQIPVPTVEDHIEALRRCNDAYVASGITSSQDAGSLTANHVRAYQIAVERGVLKLRTSMMIRETLIDQLDGLGALQGFGSNRLRIGPVKLFIDGSLIGRTAAVTQPFLNDPRDDNLGLTMMPKEQFEDYVMRAHAMGYQIAVHAIGDRGIDWVLDAYEKALTAHPRADHRHRVEHCGICRPDILDRIQRLGVIPVTQPVFILEYGDGFIRHLGMERIQLTYPFRSFLDRGIRPVFSSDCPVSSFVPMKSIQAAVTERTGTDQSYALEEAVTVEEALEMYTVAGAHVTFEEDIKGQIKAGMLADFAILEQDPRDVDPSTLADLGVTTTIIGGEVVYER, via the coding sequence GTGAGGACAGAAGCACAACTCTATACGGGTGGGACGATCTTGACGATGGATCCGAGCCAGCCAGAGGTCGAGGCGGTCGGCGTCGTTGGCGAGCTTATCGTCGCGGCGGGGAGTCGTGAGGCGGTTGAGGCGGCGCTGCCGCGAGGTCACCGTCGGGTTGACCTGGCGGGACGGACGATGATTCCCGGCTTCAACGAAGCCCACAATCACATGATCGGCTACGGCACAGCGTTGGGTCAGATCGACGCTGCGTTTCCGACCGTGAAGTCGATCGGTGACATCGTCGCTGCGGTTCGCGAGAAGGCGTCCGAAACGCCGGCCGGCCAGTGGATCATCGGTCGTGGGTATGACGACAACAAGCTCGACGAACGCCGTCATCCCAACCGCCACGACCTCGATGCGGCGACCACCGAGCACCCGGTGATGATCGTCAATGGTTCCGGTCACCTCTCGGCGGTCAACTCGAAGGCGCTCGACATGGCCGGCATCCGCAATGGCAGCCCCGATCCACAGGGTGGTCACTTCGTTGTCGATGAGCATGGCGAACCAACCGGCGTGCTCCACGAGACCGCACAACAACCTGTCCGCGATCAGATTCCAGTGCCGACCGTCGAGGATCACATCGAGGCGCTGCGGCGCTGTAACGACGCCTACGTCGCCTCGGGGATCACCTCGTCGCAAGATGCTGGCTCGCTGACGGCGAACCATGTCCGGGCATATCAGATCGCGGTGGAGCGCGGCGTGCTGAAGCTGCGAACGAGCATGATGATCCGCGAGACACTGATCGACCAGCTCGATGGGCTCGGCGCACTCCAGGGATTTGGCAGTAACCGGCTGCGGATCGGGCCGGTGAAGCTATTCATCGATGGCTCGTTGATCGGTCGCACCGCCGCCGTCACCCAGCCGTTTCTGAACGACCCCCGCGACGACAACCTCGGGCTGACAATGATGCCGAAGGAGCAGTTCGAGGACTACGTGATGCGCGCTCATGCGATGGGCTATCAAATCGCAGTCCATGCCATTGGCGACCGTGGCATCGACTGGGTGCTCGACGCCTATGAGAAGGCGCTCACCGCTCACCCACGCGCCGATCATCGACACCGCGTCGAGCATTGCGGGATCTGCCGGCCCGATATCCTCGACCGCATCCAGCGGCTGGGCGTCATTCCTGTCACGCAGCCGGTCTTCATTCTCGAATATGGCGACGGATTCATCCGGCACCTGGGCATGGAGCGCATCCAGCTGACGTATCCGTTCCGTTCGTTCCTCGACCGCGGGATTCGACCGGTGTTCTCGTCGGATTGCCCGGTGTCGTCGTTCGTCCCGATGAAGTCGATCCAGGCAGCCGTCACCGAACGCACCGGAACCGATCAGTCGTATGCGCTGGAGGAGGCGGTCACCGTCGAAGAGGCGCTCGAGATGTACACCGTCGCCGGGGCGCACGTGACGTTCGAGGAGGACATCAAGGGGCAGATCAAGGCCGGGATGCTCGCCGACTTCGCGATCCTCGAGCAGGATCCGCGCGATGTCGATCCGTCCACCCTGGCCGATCTGGGCGTCACGACGACGATCATCGGCGGTGAGGTCGTATACGAGCGGTGA
- a CDS encoding uroporphyrinogen decarboxylase family protein has product MSQQMTPRERVDAALRGEAVDRPPVSIWRHFPNQDQSAADLAAVTRAWQESYALDFIKLMPPGDYATIDWGAESEYQGAAGGTRETTKYPIETAEDWRRIAPVPVDAGFNAEVVRACALVREAVGPDVPVVQTIFSPLTIANKMSAGRVVEHLRSHPDVVRQALVAIRDVTVEMARASLAAGADGVFFASQLATADVLTEAEYLDFGTNYDLEVLEETVAAGSQVTMVHIHGANTFFHLMASYPCNMLNWHDRAVGPDLATVQGNYPDCCVAGGINEKAIAGMTPEAVAADVAQARDATGNRRLMIAPGCVIPVATPAMNLRAAVEAAKAT; this is encoded by the coding sequence GTGAGCCAGCAAATGACGCCACGAGAGCGGGTGGATGCCGCGCTACGTGGCGAGGCCGTCGACAGGCCGCCGGTGAGTATCTGGCGGCATTTCCCGAACCAGGATCAGTCAGCCGCCGACCTGGCCGCGGTTACGCGCGCCTGGCAGGAATCGTACGCGCTCGACTTCATCAAGCTCATGCCGCCCGGCGACTATGCGACGATCGACTGGGGGGCGGAGAGCGAATACCAGGGAGCGGCCGGCGGCACCCGCGAGACAACGAAGTACCCGATCGAGACGGCCGAAGACTGGAGACGGATCGCGCCGGTGCCAGTTGATGCCGGGTTCAACGCGGAAGTCGTGCGTGCCTGTGCGCTGGTGCGTGAGGCAGTCGGGCCGGATGTGCCGGTTGTGCAGACGATCTTCAGTCCGCTGACGATCGCCAACAAGATGTCGGCCGGGCGAGTTGTCGAGCACTTGCGCTCTCACCCGGATGTCGTCCGCCAGGCACTCGTCGCGATTCGGGATGTGACCGTCGAGATGGCGCGCGCGTCGTTGGCTGCCGGCGCGGATGGTGTCTTCTTCGCCAGCCAACTGGCGACCGCCGATGTGTTGACTGAAGCCGAGTACCTCGACTTCGGCACGAACTACGATCTCGAGGTGCTGGAAGAGACAGTCGCGGCCGGTAGCCAGGTGACGATGGTCCATATCCACGGCGCGAACACGTTCTTTCACCTCATGGCCAGCTATCCATGCAACATGCTGAACTGGCATGACCGGGCGGTCGGCCCCGATCTGGCCACGGTGCAGGGCAACTACCCTGACTGCTGTGTAGCCGGCGGGATCAACGAGAAAGCGATCGCCGGGATGACGCCCGAGGCGGTCGCAGCCGATGTCGCCCAGGCGCGCGACGCGACCGGCAACCGCCGGCTGATGATCGCGCCGGGCTGTGTCATCCCGGTCGCGACGCCGGCGATGAACCTGCGCGCGGCCGTCGAGGCAGCGAAGGCGACATAA